In the Candidatus Dadabacteria bacterium genome, CCATACGCGCGGACTTTACGTTTGCAAACTTCTCTGTGGCTCTCGCGTTTGTTGTCCGCGCGGGGCTTGAGGCCGAAAAGGCCGACCACCACCCGGACATCCTGATGCACGGCTGGAAGCGGGTCAGAATCACCCTCTCCACCCACAGCGAGGGGGGAGTAACAAAAAAGGACTTCGCGCTCGCGAAGAAGGTTTCAGAACTGGCTGAGGAAATGAAGTGA is a window encoding:
- a CDS encoding 4a-hydroxytetrahydrobiopterin dehydratase — protein: MAVLKPEEIRKRAAKLPGGAWKAGKSTIRADFTFANFSVALAFVVRAGLEAEKADHHPDILMHGWKRVRITLSTHSEGGVTKKDFALAKKVSELAEEMK